One region of Centropristis striata isolate RG_2023a ecotype Rhode Island chromosome 3, C.striata_1.0, whole genome shotgun sequence genomic DNA includes:
- the LOC131968315 gene encoding class I histocompatibility antigen, F10 alpha chain-like, with the protein MQIFAALVLLGTALHGAAPMTHSMMNFITGSSQVPNFPEFVVVGLVNEIETDHYDSNSRKYEPKQEWMIRATEDDPQYWQRNTENRFGDQQLFKVNIEVVKQRFNQTGGVHIFQVMQGCEWDDETDEVKGYEQYAYDGEDFISYDLKTETWVAPKQQAVISKHKWDNNKALMAQKKHYFTQICPEWLKKYVKFGRSSLLRKDLPSVSLLQKTPSSPVSCHATGFYPDGAMMFWRKDGEELHEDVDLGEILPNHDGSFQMSVDLDLSSVKPEDWTRYDCVFQLVGVKEHIFTRLEEEKIRTNREKPTDKNGIIIAAVVLPLVLLLLLLAVIGFLVYRRRITGRWC; encoded by the exons ATGCAGATCTTTGCTGCTCTGGTTCTCCTGGGAACAGCCCTGCATGGCGCTGCACCAA TGACTCACTCTATGATGAATTTCATCACTGGATCGTCTCAAGTCCCAAACTTCCCAGAGTTTGTGGTTGTTGGTTTGGTTAATGAGATTGAGACAGATCACTATGATAGTAACAGCAGGAAATATGAACCCAAACAGGAGTGGATGATCAGAGCCACAGAAGATGATCCTCAGTACTGGCAGAGGAACACTGAGAATAGATTTGGTGACCAGCAGCTCTTCAAAGTCAACATTGAAGTTGTAAAGCAGCGCTTCAACCAAACTGGAG gtgtCCACATTTTCCAGGTGATGCAAGGCTGTGAATGGGATGATGAGACTGATGAGGTCAAAGGTTATGAACAGTATGCTTATGATGGAGAAGACTTCATCTCATATGACCTGAAGACAGAGACATGGGTCGCTCCAAAACAACAGGCTGTCATCAGCAAACACAAGTGGGATAATAATAAAGCTCTGATGGCTCAGAAGAAGCACTACTTCACCCAGATTTGTCCTGAGTGGCTGAAGAAGTATGTGAAGTTCGGGAGGAGCTCTCTGCTGAGAAAAG accttccctcagtgtctctcctccagaagactccctcctctccagtCAGCTGCCACGCTACAGGTTTCTACCCTGACGGAGCCATGATGTTctggaggaaagatggagaggagctTCATGAGGACGTGGACCTCGGAGAGATCCTCCCCAACCACGATGGATCCTTCCAGATGAGTGTTGACCTGGACCTCTCATCAGTCAAACCTGAAGACTGGACCAGGTACGACTGTGTGTTTCAGCTGGTTGGTGTGAAGGAGCACATCTTCACCAGACTGGAAGAAGAAAAGATCAGGACCAACAGAG AGAAACCCACTGACAAGAACGGCATCATCATTGCTGCAGTCGTTCTTcctctcgtcctcctcctcctcctcctcgctgtgATTGGATTCTTAGTTTACAGAAGAAGAATAACAGGAAGATGGTGTTAG
- the LOC131968316 gene encoding class I histocompatibility antigen, F10 alpha chain-like, which yields MQIFAALVLLGTALHGAAPMTHSMMNFYTGSSQVPNFPEFVFVGLVNEIETDHYDSNSRKYEPKQEWVIRATEDDPQYWQRGTESRFNTQQLFKNNIEVAKQRFNQTGGVHIFQVMEGCEWDDETDEVKGYQQYAYDGEDFLSLDLETETWVAPKQQAVITKHKLDNNKALMDQNKHYFTQICPEWLKKSVKFGRSSLLRKDLPSVSLLQKTPSSPVSCHATGFYPDGAMMFWRKDGEELHEDVDLGEILPNHDGSFQMSVDLDLSSVKPEDWTRYDCVFQLVGVKEHIFTRLEEEKIRTNREKPTDNNGINIPAVVLPLVLLLLLAVIGFLVYRRRITGRWC from the exons ATGCAGATCTTTGCTGCTCTGGTTCTCCTGGGAACAGCCCTGCATGGCGCTGCACCAA TGACTCACTCTATGATGAATTTCTACACTGGATCGTCTCAAGTCCCAAACTTCCcagagtttgtgtttgttggttTGGTTAATGAGATTGAGACAGATCACTATGATAGTAACAGCAGGAAATATGAACCCAAACAGGAGTGGGTGATCAGAGCCACAGAAGATGATCCTCAGTACTGGCAGAGGGGGACTGAGAGTAGATTTAATACCCAGCAGctcttcaaaaacaacattgaaGTTGCAAAGCAGCGCTTCAACCAAACTGGAG GTGTCCACATTTTCCAGGTGATGGAAGGCTGTGAATGGGATGATGAGACTGATGAGGTCAAAGGTTATCAACAGTACGCTTATGATGGAGAAGACTTCTTATCATTGGACCTGGAGACAGAGACATGGGTCGCTCCAAAACAACAGGCTGTCATCACCAAACACAAGTTGGATAATAATAAAGCTCTGATGGATCAGAACAAACACTACTTCACCCAGATTTGTCCTGAGTGGCTGAAGAAGTCTGTGAAGTTCGGGAGGAGCTCTCTGCTGAGAAAAG accttccctcagtgtctctcctccagaagactccctcctctccagtCAGCTGCCACGCTACAGGTTTCTACCCTGACGGAGCCATGATGTTctggaggaaagatggagaggagctTCATGAGGACGTGGACCTCGGAGAGATCCTCCCCAACCACGATGGATCCTTCCAGATGAGTGTTGACCTGGACCTCTCATCAGTCAAACCTGAAGACTGGACCAGGTACGACTGTGTGTTTCAGCTGGTTGGTGTGAAGGAGCACATCTTCACCAGACTGGAAGAAGAAAAGATCAGGACCAACAGAG AGAAACCCACTGACAATAACGGCATCAACATTCCTGCAGTCGTTCTTcctctcgtcctcctcctcctcctcgctgtgATTGGATTCTTAGTTTACAGAAGAAGAATAACAGGAAGATGGTGTTAG